A genomic window from Candidatus Pelagisphaera phototrophica includes:
- the glgB gene encoding 1,4-alpha-glucan branching protein GlgB — MIIAKKELEAFRKAQMSTPHGTLGMHPAKVKGKPGLVVRAFVSDAKSCEVVDIENEALICYPMERLSEDGFFEGFIEGSDEVFEYRLRVETSDLEIRQFYDPYSFLPTMGESDLYLFNEGNEHRIFEKLGSRPRLVDGVPGVSFAVWAPNATSVSVVGSFNNWDGRYHPMRILGSSGVWELFIPGLRVGEMYKYELVGKGGGLFLKTDPYGAYFEAPPNNATIVYDHGKYEWGDKEWLGERQSRQALDKPMSVYEVHLGSWKRRWEEDNRPLTYEELAKELAEYILERGFTHIELMPVAEHPYDGSWGYQVTGYFAPTQRFGTPDDFKAFIDYMHQRGIGVIVDWVPAHFPRDTFALATFDGTHLYEHEDPRLGAHQDWGTLIFNYGRHEVRCFLVSNALAWLEYFHIDGLRVDAVASMLYLDYSREEGEWIPNKYGGNENLEAIAFIKEANNLVHKYHPGVLMIAEESTSFAGVTKSTEEGGLGFDLKWNMGWMHDNLLYFEKDPIHRKYHQGNLTFGMLYQYAENFIMVFSHDEVTHGKKSMLLKMGAGSIAEKSQTLRALYGHMWAYPGKKLLFMGSEFGQSEEWNYAGSLQWHLFKYKDHSGISDLIRDLNKLYRSEPALAETDFDSNSFRWVACWDSEASVISYSRTAPDGHNMVLVVAHFTPIERTNYRIGLPRPGFWREILNTNSSFYGGSNSGNGSGLASEADPFDELPQSAEFTLPPCSTMIFKLEG; from the coding sequence ATGATCATTGCTAAAAAAGAACTCGAAGCCTTTCGGAAAGCCCAGATGAGCACACCCCATGGGACGCTTGGAATGCATCCTGCCAAAGTTAAAGGGAAGCCAGGCCTCGTGGTGCGGGCTTTTGTGAGTGACGCTAAGAGTTGCGAAGTGGTCGACATCGAGAATGAGGCCCTGATCTGCTACCCAATGGAGCGATTGAGCGAGGACGGATTTTTTGAAGGGTTCATCGAGGGTAGCGACGAAGTTTTCGAATATCGCTTGAGAGTGGAGACGAGCGATTTGGAGATTCGCCAATTTTATGATCCCTACTCCTTTCTGCCGACGATGGGCGAATCGGACCTCTATTTATTTAACGAGGGCAACGAGCACCGAATTTTCGAAAAGCTAGGGTCTCGGCCGAGATTGGTTGATGGGGTTCCTGGAGTTAGCTTTGCCGTGTGGGCGCCAAATGCGACTAGCGTTTCAGTTGTGGGGAGCTTCAATAACTGGGATGGACGCTACCACCCCATGCGGATTTTGGGCTCCAGTGGGGTTTGGGAACTCTTCATTCCCGGTTTGCGGGTCGGTGAGATGTACAAGTACGAACTGGTTGGTAAGGGAGGAGGACTCTTCCTAAAAACGGATCCGTACGGCGCCTACTTTGAGGCACCGCCGAATAATGCCACCATCGTTTATGATCACGGCAAATATGAATGGGGTGACAAAGAGTGGCTCGGTGAACGCCAGTCAAGGCAAGCCCTGGACAAACCCATGTCGGTTTATGAAGTCCATTTGGGTTCGTGGAAGCGTAGATGGGAAGAGGATAACCGACCGTTAACTTATGAGGAGCTCGCCAAGGAATTGGCTGAATATATTCTAGAACGAGGCTTTACCCATATTGAACTGATGCCCGTTGCGGAGCATCCCTATGACGGAAGCTGGGGGTATCAAGTTACTGGTTATTTCGCTCCGACGCAGCGATTTGGCACACCAGACGACTTCAAGGCGTTTATCGACTATATGCACCAGCGAGGGATCGGGGTTATAGTGGATTGGGTTCCCGCTCACTTTCCGAGAGACACTTTCGCTTTAGCAACCTTTGATGGAACCCATCTTTACGAGCACGAGGACCCGCGCCTTGGGGCTCACCAGGACTGGGGGACATTGATTTTTAACTACGGACGCCATGAAGTGCGATGCTTTCTCGTGTCTAACGCTTTAGCTTGGCTAGAATACTTTCATATAGACGGGCTCCGGGTCGACGCAGTTGCCTCTATGCTCTATCTCGACTATTCTAGAGAGGAAGGAGAGTGGATCCCGAATAAGTATGGCGGTAATGAAAATTTGGAGGCGATTGCTTTCATTAAGGAAGCGAACAACCTGGTCCATAAATACCATCCGGGGGTCTTGATGATCGCGGAAGAGTCGACGTCCTTCGCAGGTGTAACAAAATCGACGGAAGAAGGTGGCCTGGGGTTTGATCTTAAGTGGAATATGGGCTGGATGCACGATAATCTGCTTTATTTTGAAAAAGACCCTATCCATCGAAAGTATCATCAAGGAAATCTTACCTTTGGCATGCTTTATCAGTATGCCGAAAACTTCATTATGGTTTTCTCGCATGACGAGGTCACCCACGGGAAAAAGTCGATGCTGCTAAAGATGGGGGCAGGTTCAATAGCGGAGAAGTCTCAGACACTTCGGGCGCTTTACGGCCACATGTGGGCCTATCCGGGAAAGAAGCTGCTGTTTATGGGTTCGGAGTTTGGGCAGTCCGAAGAATGGAACTATGCAGGCAGCCTCCAATGGCATCTGTTCAAGTACAAAGACCATTCGGGGATCTCGGATCTGATTCGGGACTTGAACAAGCTTTACCGAAGCGAGCCAGCGTTGGCTGAAACCGATTTTGACTCAAACAGCTTTCGATGGGTCGCTTGCTGGGATTCCGAGGCGAGCGTGATCAGCTATTCGCGAACCGCTCCTGACGGGCACAACATGGTCCTGGTTGTAGCCCACTTTACGCCTATCGAGCGTACGAATTATCGGATTGGGCTGCCGCGTCCCGGCTTTTGGAGAGAGATTCTAAACACAAACTCCAGCTTTTATGGAGGAAGCAATTCGGGTAACGGCTCTGGATTAGCGTCGGAAGCTGATCCGTTTGACGAGCTTCCCCAGTCGGCAGAATTCACGCTCCCTCCCTGCTCAACAATGATATTCAAGTTGGAAGGCTAA